The segment CCAATCTCAAGCCTGTGCTGTGTCTACTACACCCATGAGTTTTTCTAGACCTCTCCGTGGAAATCAGCAAAAACCTTCCAAAGAAGTCATCGAGAGAAGCCAAAGACaaaccgacccccccccccccccccccaaccccaccacccAAAGTCAGAGTTTGTCTGGTCAGCCAGGAGGAAAGAGTACTCAAGGAAGTTTGCGTAGGTGGCATGAGGCTCAGAGtgtagggagagagggggaggaacagggagagggagagcagaagggggagggggagggagggagagggagagagagagagagagagagagagagagagggagagaaggggaagaaccTGCCTTGGTGCTATGCTCAGGAGGCCATGTGAAGGGGAAGAGCAAGGGCCATGGAATCAGTGAGACCTGGGGTCACACGCTGCATTTgctactcacaaactgtgtgactATGGGAAGCCTTAATCTCTCTGGATCTCAATTTATTTACTGGGAAATTCACCATAATTCGTTCCCAGCCCCACCCGTTtcaatctctgtctccctgtctccctgtttGGGTTGTCACAAGGATTAAATGATAAAGGAGTACGACATACCCTTCATGGAGCCTGGACAGAATAGGCCCCCTTAAACACCACCTTCCTCACCTCCTACTGGCCTCGTCCTACCCCAGGAGATTAATTAGATGTGGCCTTTGCTAAACAGGACTTCCTCAGGATGGATAtgttcccctctcttctctcttggaaCCCAGGCTtctaggggcctctgggtggctcagttggttgaacatctgactcttgattttgactcaggtcatgatcccagggttgtggaattgagccccacattgggctctgtgcttgggattctctcttctctctctctctctttctctctctctctctctctgttcacctCCCCCCGACCGTGTCTCTCCCCTGCTGGAGTGTGctcctgtgcttttttttttctctctttcaaataaaaacgaacaaacaaacaaacaaagcaaaacacaagcTCCCGGACTGGTGAGGGTTCTTCCTGCGAGACTGAAAATGGAAGTGGACAATAAACTGCCTTGCGTCACTCTCCCCATTCTCTTCCGCTGCTGTGTGTTCTCCCAGTGGGCACTGGGTTCTGGCGAGCCAGCAGTTGTAGGAAACAGATCCTTTGATGGTTTTGTTGAAATATCttgggaggcagaggtgggagggttAAGTTAGTCACCCTTTGTGAAGCTACAATCAGGAGGTGATGTTTATCTTGCCCAGCCAGATCCTGCACTAAAATATATCGTGCAATTAGATGttcttgaaaaatatgaattacGGGTTCTCTGTAACCAGGGTTGGGCAAGTCTCTTCTTTTAAGAATCTATAAGTATTCATCAAATACCAGAGAAATAGGTTTGGGGGGCCCAAGTCAGAGATGATCATGACCATGATGGGTGGAGAGAGGTGTAGTTATGGGGACCTAGATTAAAGGCCTCATGCCAGTACCATCGATagaactttctgggatgatggaagTGATCCATCTTTGTGGTCTCTGATCTAGCGGCCACTTATTTGAGCACTTGGAAGGCGGTGTGATTGGGGAATCGAATTTTTTATCGTATTTAATTCTAAGTAATTTAAATCGCCACATATGGTGAGCGGCTACCATACTGGATGATGCAGCATTATATGGACCGCAGTGTCCCATGAGCAGCTGCTCCTGACCAGGCAGTCTCAACTGGGGATAATTTCTGGCCATACCTAGGACAGCTTGATGTGACTCCAGGGATGCTGCTCCCCACCAACGAACAGAATAGGATTTTGCTCACTGGAAGGACTGAAGCAGAACCAGGGAGGATTTGGAGGCCCCAAAGAAGGGAGGGTGTAGTGCAGGTTACAGCTTGTCACAGGAGTCTCGGTTAGAGGCCAACGTGAGTTCTGACCAGTTTCAGACAGTCCTGCCTCATAGCCTCCGTATCACTGGCCTCGTGGGTCCCGTGAACATCAGAAGTGTCTGGAGCAAGATCAGTAGTTGGCAATAAAGACACCTGATTTTTGTCTCCAAGTGACTCATGGCCCATCTTCCTGGGATAGCGCTGAGCATCGACATGTGGGAGGTGGCTGGTCTCCACTGAGCCCTGTGAAGTAGGGACTCTGCCTACTCTGGCTCAACTTATgcttgaaaaatgaatgaatggatgaacacatGGGCTTTTGGGagctgctggggtggggtggtgctGCCCTAATGCAACTCTCTGGTCCTCCTTCATAGGAAAGAGAGCCCTGTGAGCTCACACCAGTGGTGTGTGGTGGTCGAGCACGTGGGTCCTTGGTAAAAGGAAGGAACTCAGCCTGGCTGTGTCTACTGgtcttcctttcccctcttccttctctgtgtgcttgcctggccccgccccccaTGGCGCCCCCAGTTCTAAGCCCCCCCATAGATGTCCTCTGACTAGACCAAACTCTTCACTTCACACACCTCAGCTCTGGAAGGTGAAAAATGGCCTCCTTTCTTCTCAGCTGATGTCAAGGAGAAAACAAAgccttccccctcttctctcctccctccttcaccCACACGAACAGACCAGGGGCAGATTACTGAGTTAAAAATCACTCAGCCAGTTGTTTGGAGGTCCAGATCTAAATGCTGACTATCAGAAATTTACTTTGTGTCCCTGGGCAAATATTTCCCCCATCTGGGCCTGGGTATCTGCGTCCATGAAATGGCAGGGTAGAACAGTCTCTAGAAATGCTAACATTCCACGATTTAAAGTAGATCCAGAGAAATGTGATTATCAGAGGGGCTTAATCACTCCAGGCAGCTTTGCCATTTAAAAGAGGAGATGGTTAACCCAAATGAGTGTCTAATTGGCAGCCTGCGGTGGGAAAGCTCCCTTAAGCAGGAGGCCTTCCAAGTTCACTCGCCTGATCTGGGGTGGTacctttccctcctccacccccaaagGGTCAGACAGCAGAGgggaccctctgtcccctcagGCAGGAAAGGTCCACCTTCACTATAATGCTCTCAGAAGCTATCAGCTGTCCACAGCGGATTTCTGTCATTCCTGGGCTTCACGGAAGGGAAATTTGGCTAGAGAGCAGAAGTTCAGATAAACAGGAATCCTGTGCCTAAAAAATAAATCGCCTGGGAACTTGAACTTGCTAGTGTGATAATAAAAGGAATAGAGGCTGGGGGTCGGATGCACCTGGCTCTTGGCCTCCTTCCAGGCTGTATGGCCGTGGGTGGGTCACTCCACCCAAGCTGTGCTTCCCTCCtctttaaaatgagatcataaccGGCCCTGCTGACCTTGCTTGGCTGCTGTGGGGACCACAAAGAGTTGACGGCTGCATCTGATGTTTTGTATAAAATGCGGTACACATAAATGCAAAGTGGTGGTGATGGCGTGTTCACCTTCTGCAGCTACAAATATTCTGCACGGTAATAATCAAACAGTGCAGGGCCGAGCTCCTCCCGGCACCGGTGAGCATGTGCAGTGAAACAGTAAGACGCTAAATCACTCATGAGCTGTTTAAAGGATTAGACAGAAATGTTAATAGCAACAGATGTCAGCTTGTTCACTCAAGGAGGACACAACTCTGGCTTCACTGGAGCATTTCTCTGCTGGCTCCAGCCCCAAACGAGGCCACGGCTCTGACCTCTGGTTCAACCCAGAGTGGTCGGGGCTTGGTTTCTGCCCTGAGGTTAAGGATCTGATTGTGAAAGTTGGAAGAAGCCAAACTTCATCTTGGGAGGGTCTCAGTAGAGCAGTAATGTCCTGTAAGATCGGCTGATCCAAACTTTAGAGGAAATGAGAAGCTATAAAcatagcctggagccttgctcttttttttttttttttttcccacggAGGCTGTGAGCAGAGCTGAGAGCACTTGCTTCTAGTTGGGGTTTGAAGACACCTCCAGGTCCTTGCACAGTGAGACCTGGGTGGTCAGAGTAACTGCTCAGGGCCTTCCGGATCTAACATTCTAGGGCACCATGAACATGGATGGATGAAGAGAGGCTGACCCAAGGATTGTTCCAGAAAGTATCAAGTTTTCTCCTCCTAGCACTTGGCAGCAAGGTGGACACGAGAGAGAGGCCGTGTCCACATCACCATCTGGAATCTTTGGTTTTAGAAGCACTGAAAGAGCAGAGCCTGAAGTAGCCGCAGGAAAAGACTCAGGGGAACTTCTGACCCTTCCGAAGAGTGGCTGCCTCATGGGCCACCCACACTCACCTTTGAAGGGGGACTGGGCCCGCGTCGCGAGGAAGAGCTTCTTGCTCTTCTTGCCCTGCCACTCCTGGCGGACGTGGTAGCCCAGCGTGTTGCAGTGGCCCTTCTTGCAGCTCAGGCACAGGCCCTGGCTGAAGGTGCCCATGTCGCTGCACTGGTATGCCGTGCTCTGCATGCTGGCGTGCAGCAGGGAGTCGATGAAGAGGTGTACTGAGCGCTCGTGGGAGCATTTTATGGTCTGAGTGATGGCTGCAACACAGGGCAGGAACGATGTTATCACCCCTTGATCCAAAGTACCCCCAACCCAAAGGATGATTGTTTTCAGCGCAGATCAGTGGCATGTTGGGAAGGAGGGGGGCGGTTGCTGAGGCTGACCCACTCATCGACTGAAAACTACAGGAGTGGACCCCTCCCAGTCACGTGGTGGAGAGTTGTCACCCCAGGCACctcaggggtggggggctcctgaGGACACCCTGGTGTTTAAATAGGAAGCCTAAGTCACtaagaaaacactgaattatTTAGGAAAACAGGGTagtgtaatttattaaaaaaatatttatgtcttggggcgcctgggtggctcagtcggttaagaattctactcttggtttcggctcaggtcatgatctcacggttcatgagattgagcccagcgtcaggctccttgctaacagtgtggaacctacttgggattctctctctccctctctctctctgcctgcctgctccccgctccccctgctcacactcgctttctcgcaaaataaataaccttaaaaaatatatgtttatgtcttaaatggttaaaaatgtgCACGGGCTGATGCCTTGGGTTGAATTAGCTGGAACAGGCTTGTGTGGAATGTCTCTTAACAAAGCTAGGAAAATGACTGCCAGGTTACTCTTGGGGCTCAGCTAATGGTCTGGTGAAAACTGAGGTCTCTCCCACAATGTCTACTCTCTGCCCTAAAGCAGCCATTGCCTCCATTGGGTAACTGGCCTATAAAACCAGCAAGGGGATTGGCCTCTAGAAGGATACATCCTAGCAACCAGGTTTGCATGGGCCTAAACCAAAACAGCTAGTTTAGGAAGTTTATCTAGCATGgatttttgacctttttttttttttttttttttttttaactctccaaATCTTAACCTAGTCTTTAATAAATTATTCCTAAGGAATGTTGAAGAACCACCATAAGGTATGTAAAGTACCTGATGTGGAGGTACAGCACAGGTCACTCTGCCTAAAGGTACTGAAGGCTAAATGCCAAGATTGGACACCTTAATTCTTGGACTAGTGCTGCATTTGTTGTGCACCTACTATGAGGCAGGTACCATGCTGAGGGCTTTCACTCATCCACTTTCTGAATCTTCCCCACCGCTCCTTGAGGCAGCtgttatagatgagaaaatggagcttCAAAGGCATTCACTAACTCATTCAAGGTCACCTAGCCAGGAGGTGTTGAGGTGCTAAAGCAGTTACCAAACTACCTTCTGTTCAGGTGTGTCGGGAGAACCACCCCCAGAACGGGatcgctttaaaaaaaattttttttaacatttatttatcattgagagatggagagacacagagcgtgagcaggggagtggcagagagagggggagacacaggatctcaagtaggctccaggctctgggctgtcagtatagagcctgacacggggtttgaacccacaaaccacgagatcatgacccaagccgaagtcggtcgcttaaccgactgagccacccaggcgcccagagaatGGGATCGCTTTTAAACTTAAAGgtgaagaaaactgagaaaaaacacCTCAAAACGGGGCAAGCACAATAAACATACTTGGTTCCATCACTTTGAAGGTTAGTACAAGAGAGCAAATGGCACTAAGTGGTCAGAGAGGTACTTAAAACTAGTACTTAACTAGGCAACTAGTTACTAATCCTAGAGGCCTGTGTTGAGCGTTGGGAGGGAGTAGATCTGGGAAGAGGGCTGGTTGGTCAGCTGGTGATGGAACAGGACCCGTGAATGACTGGAGGGACACTAATGGGAGGGGTATGTAAGGAATGGCGAGGGGGAGTTCCCAGAAGGTTCTGTCAGGCGTGGGCGGGTGGAAGGCTGGGATGCCGGCCAAAATGAGATAATGTTGAGTGTGAAGGTCATTCTGATGCTGGAGAGGTGAAGGTGGTGATATAATCACAAGAGAGCATGTTCTCAGCTTGGTTTGGGATGATGGAGGTGGGAAGAAGGTACGCGGGGGTGGAGGTCTCCAGCTGGCTTAGTGTGAGTTGGCATGTTTTCATCAGgatgatattttataataatgagaAATTTGGAATGCCTATGGAATGTATGAGTTTTGCTGACAGTTTTGTTCGTTAATCCTGTGCATGTTGTCAATGTGCATGTTCTTGGTTCAGTCTCAGATCTGAGAGAGAAGTGGGATCACAGCCCAGATCATGCCACAATCCAGTTCCTGCCCCAGTGTAAAGGAAGTGACAAATTAGAGCTGAACTTTGAATCCGAAGAATCCCAGGAAGGTCCTGTGGGACCAGCTAGATGAAACCTCATGAGAGTGGAAGAGGGGTACTGCCACGCCAGTCAGACCAAGGATCAAGAAGCTATGCTCGATTAAGTGCGTCCAGAATAGACAAAGTCCCCCGGGGTGAGGAAGCTTctagagaaggagaaataacCACAGGGATCAGGACTCCACTTTCAGAAGGGGTAGTACCCCTGGAAAGACTTTGTTGCATACACTGGGTGGGGCTAAGAGGCAGGGATCCCTTCCTGGGGCTCCCCAGCCCACCGTCAGTACTTAGCTTCCAGTAACCACTGCCAGTTAAAAGTAGGGCCTCCTGGGGGGACACCAGCCCTTACCCACTCCCACAAGCCCTCTCTCCTAGTGGGTTTGGTGACCATATACCCTGGGCGCCGACCCTTGCTCAACGGTTCCCAGAGTCCCACAGAGCTGGAGATTCACTGGGTCTGGGGGCGGCATACAGGTGTGGGAGGTAGAAGCCAGTGCAGGCTAGTGCTCTCGGCCTGGCCCTCCTTCTCACCATTTAAGCCGTGCTTGCTAATGTGTTTGTAGAGCTGTAGGAAGTGGCAGCCAGGTTGGAAGTAGCCCCCATTGGGGTAGAAGTCATAGTGTGCTATGGGCTGTTTGATGCCCACGCTCAGGCCCATGTGCTCCCGGGTAAAGGTGTGAATGGCGTCCACAAAATTGGCATCATCTGGTGAAAGACGGTCACTGGGCGAAGATCCCTCAAACAGAGGGCCCGCGGCATCCAGCCCTAACAGGAAAGCAACGGTAAGGGTTAGGTGGAAGCAAGGGGACACAAGGAGAATgccctttttagttttttgatgttattatacATTCACGAGctagcaggaagaagaaaatcctaCGGGATAAGCTTTCTCTAGAAAATCTTGCTATAACCTTTCGCAGTAAAACCACAGTAATTCATGGTGCCGAAAATTAGACACAGGCTGTGCGTTATCTAATGGGGAGAGAGGTCTGCTGGAACTATCCAGTGGTAGAAATAAGGTTATGAGGGAATGCTTGATTTATTTAAGCGAATCAATTTTAAGTACCTCTCAAGCTACTTTCAAGAACATCTGTTTGCATACAAAAAAAAGCCCGCTGTGCTTATTGTAAGTAGTTCTAACCTACCCAACAAAGAAGGAGTTTATTTGCCTGTATGTTGTCAACAATTTCCCCAAATGAGCTGGCTTTTCTCCTACACCAGTGTCATTTCCTTGGAATGTCCAGAACAGCCTTGGGACATCACTGTTCCCCGGTGAAAATGTCATGAGCAAATAGGACGGCTCAAAGCTCTGGTCAAGTGAcagatgtgtgtgcatgagacTAAGCGCAGCTCCTGGCTGACTGTAGTTGGGGAGTATTTATGCACTCAGAgtttttcctctgtcttttttccttcacctTCACTGCAAGGCCCTTTGATGTCCCACATCAGCCCTAGCTTCCATCCCTGTTGGGGGTGAAGGAATTGATAGGGGGCGGTGAGAGCGCCTGTCTCCAGCTCTCACCCATGGTTACAAATGAAAGATGTCTTGGTGtgattttattctgttcttcATGGGTATGAGTATGAGATGACAGCAGTGATTAGCTGTCCTGCCGCCTCTGACATGAGTGAGCCTGGCTAATAATGCCTGATGTGGCCCATGACGCCAGCCAGAGTGGAGAGGGTGCTGGGGCCTGGGGTCACCTCCCTGCGGTTCTGACTTAGCCTTCGAGGCCTGGTTGCTTGGCAATGGTTCTCATTGGCCTTCTGTGGAAGGTCTGGTCACCCCCAGCCTATGAAGGGTTAAATCACAGAGGTGGGGCCATGAACAGTGGCCTGTGAAGCAGGGCTCCCCAGTCACcagcaagataaaaaataaataaataaaataagggtgAGGAAGTGAGTTCTCATAAtgacaaatttctttcttttaaatgtctgcCATTATCTTTTAActtcttctttggtgaagtgatGGGAATCATAGATGTCAGCTGCCAAAAATGTTCTGACTTGATAAAGTTAAAGGCCACAACAACGCTAGTCATCTCAAATTTCCTTTGAATTGTTTTAGCCTGTGAAGTATTATTGCTTTGACCTGCtaggtcttgaaggatgagtaggagtttgcccAGACCAGGGCTGGGTGGGTAAGTGGTAGTAAAAAGTTccaggcaaaaagaaaaggacaggcaAAAGCCCAGAAGCATAGGAGGCAATGGCATGTTTGTGAAGTGGAGAAAGACCTAGTGTCATGGACGCCTGGGACTACGGGGAGGGAACGGCTGGAGGGGAGGTCGGAGAACTCTGGGGCCTTGTTTGGGCTTTCTGAGTTTCGTCCTGTGGGTATCTGGGGGCCTTGGGGACTTGGTTAGGGAAATATCTGGTGAGACGTGTTCTTCAAAAACAGAACTGTGGGGCAGCATGGGGGATGAGGTTGGTGTCTATGATGCCTGGGGGGAAAGACCTTCTCACACAACCCCAGTTCTTTCTGGGTATCTGGGGCCGTTCCCAAGTGAGTGTAGAGCTCCCTGCCTCAGTCCAAATAGGTCCCAGAGTAAGACCCGTATGTTTCACAAACGTGGCTGATGTTACTGCACATTTCAGCCTGTGATTTTTTAACTTGCTCATATTGGGCTTTTTAAACTACAGGTTGAAAAACTCTTTGCTGGTAGAACAGTGTATAGAAAGCCTACTTTTTAGGTCCTATTTGGCATGACTACGAGAGGCACCTGTTGGAGGAGAGGCACCAGAAGTTGAGGCTGTAATTTATTCTGAATTCTCGAGGAACAGCAGTCTGTGACAGTGGTCATGTTTGACGCCCTGTAACCAGTCTTCCTGTGAACACTGGAGCCGCGTGAAGAAAGCTGGGGACCTGGTAATTACGGGACTGCTGTAGAAGCGGGTCCTGCACACGACCACGcccgcctctccccgccccccgtgGTTGTTAGTTATCAGGCACAATTACCTGTAATTCTCCCGATCTTGTGCTTTCCGCCGATGTAACTGCCAGCGAATCCTGCGACATGTGCACCCAGGCTGTACCCAATTAGGTGTACATTGCT is part of the Panthera uncia isolate 11264 unplaced genomic scaffold, Puncia_PCG_1.0 HiC_scaffold_795, whole genome shotgun sequence genome and harbors:
- the LOC125918445 gene encoding hepatic triacylglycerol lipase-like, translated to MIIHGWSVDGFLEDWIWQMVAALKSGLAQPVNVGLADWLTLAYHHYTMAVHNTRLVGREVAALIRWLEESVQFSRSNVHLIGYSLGAHVAGFAGSYIGGKHKIGRITGLDAAGPLFEGSSPSDRLSPDDANFVDAIHTFTREHMGLSVGIKQPIAHYDFYPNGGYFQPGCHFLQLYKHISKHGLNAITQTIKCSHERSVHLFIDSLLHASMQSTAYQCSDMGTFSQGLCLSCKKGHCNTLGYHVRQEWQGKKSKKLFLATRAQSPFKGECGWPMRQPLFGRVRSSPESFPAATSGSALSVLLKPKIPDGDVDTASLSCPPCCQVLGGENLILSGTILGSASLHPSMFMVP